The Nocardioides panzhihuensis genome has a segment encoding these proteins:
- a CDS encoding 3-carboxyethylcatechol 2,3-dioxygenase, which produces MPRRPASDTMVVCASHSPGMLRDATEEHGAHFRAGIDEARRRVTAFEPDLVVFFGSDHRRAFVDSVPAVALMLAADGLGDLGSPTGSYDVPAEIAEPLAASLLAQGFDVTVVRKVALDHGFGQTYGHLIGDLPTVPVIPIYLNCATPPLASPGRAYALGRQVGEELSGLGKRVLYVGSGGLSHSPPSLEAAAAGLSDEERLAVNEAGRAAAREKIVPDWDQAFLARIAEDPESLATFTDADIIPAGVGAHEVRTWIAAVAAGATPMETVAYEPVPEWITGMGVATTPTGATSAPLPSPSQIEQVQP; this is translated from the coding sequence ATGCCTAGAAGACCGGCCAGCGACACGATGGTCGTCTGCGCTTCCCACAGCCCGGGGATGCTCCGTGACGCCACCGAGGAGCACGGTGCGCACTTCCGGGCCGGCATCGACGAGGCCCGGCGCCGGGTGACGGCCTTCGAGCCCGATCTCGTTGTCTTCTTCGGCAGCGACCACCGGCGCGCGTTCGTGGACAGCGTCCCGGCGGTCGCATTGATGCTGGCCGCCGACGGCCTCGGCGACCTCGGCTCGCCGACGGGCTCCTACGACGTGCCGGCCGAGATCGCCGAGCCGCTCGCCGCCTCGCTGCTCGCCCAGGGCTTCGACGTCACCGTCGTGCGCAAGGTCGCCCTCGACCACGGGTTCGGGCAGACGTACGGCCATCTGATCGGCGACCTGCCGACGGTGCCGGTCATCCCCATCTACCTCAACTGCGCCACTCCCCCGCTGGCCTCGCCCGGTCGCGCCTACGCGCTGGGCCGGCAGGTGGGCGAAGAGCTCTCCGGTCTCGGCAAGCGCGTGCTGTACGTCGGCTCCGGGGGTCTCTCGCACTCACCGCCCAGCCTGGAGGCGGCCGCGGCCGGACTCTCCGACGAGGAGCGCCTCGCGGTCAACGAGGCCGGTCGCGCCGCGGCCCGGGAGAAGATCGTGCCCGACTGGGACCAGGCGTTCCTCGCCCGCATCGCGGAGGACCCCGAGAGCCTGGCGACATTCACCGACGCCGACATCATCCCCGCCGGCGTCGGCGCGCATGAGGTGCGTACCTGGATCGCCGCCGTCGCCGCCGGGGCGACACCCATGGAGACCGTCGCCTACGAGCCGGTCCCCGAGTGGATCACCGGGATGGGGGTCGCCACGACCCCGACCGGCGCCACCTCCGCTCCCCTTCCCTCCCCGTCCCAGATCGAACAGGTTCAGCCATGA
- a CDS encoding FAD-dependent oxidoreductase produces the protein MTHVITGSCCNDAACVPVCPVNCIHPAPGEPDFGTAEMLYIDDASCIDCGACVDVCPVSAITADYDLDPIDEPFLALNSAWFAAPERSSYAPPPREPVLTATRPGPLKVAVVGTGPTGGYVTESLLGVRGVKAEVTVIDRLLTPGGLVRYGVAPDHLATKDAGTSIEKVLKAPGVSVRLGVDVGVDVTLEELAASHHAVVVATGASEGRKLAIPGEDLPGSHSAVDFVGWYNGHPAQAGLEFDLTSERAVVIGNGNVALDVARILLATPDVLRRSDIAAHALEALAESKIREVVLVGRRGPEHAAFTAGELIGLTQVAGLGLSVRPEDLDVASEDPIVAHKLDLLRGLTGDDAEHRLEFRFGLRPTDLLGETSVRAVRFDDGDELEAGLVLSAIGYRGRPVPGLPFDEALGRVPNEDGRVAPGLYVSGWIKRGPSGGIGANKWCAKETVGALVADFEAGLLPDPTGEIPSVGVGMDAWAKIDGREKQLGRESGRPRIKLVDPDEQRTLLSS, from the coding sequence ATGACGCACGTGATCACCGGAAGCTGCTGCAACGACGCGGCCTGCGTACCCGTCTGCCCCGTCAACTGCATCCACCCGGCCCCGGGCGAGCCCGACTTCGGCACCGCCGAGATGCTCTACATCGACGACGCCAGCTGCATCGACTGCGGTGCCTGCGTCGACGTCTGTCCGGTCAGCGCGATCACCGCCGACTACGACCTGGACCCGATCGACGAGCCCTTCCTCGCCCTGAACTCCGCCTGGTTCGCGGCTCCCGAGCGGTCCTCGTACGCCCCTCCCCCGCGCGAGCCCGTCCTCACCGCCACGCGTCCCGGGCCGCTCAAGGTGGCCGTTGTCGGCACGGGTCCGACCGGCGGCTACGTCACCGAGTCTCTCCTGGGCGTCCGCGGGGTCAAGGCCGAGGTGACCGTCATCGACAGGCTTCTCACCCCGGGTGGCCTGGTGAGGTACGGCGTCGCCCCTGACCATCTGGCCACCAAGGACGCCGGGACCTCGATCGAGAAGGTGCTCAAAGCACCCGGGGTGTCAGTGCGGCTCGGCGTCGACGTCGGCGTCGACGTGACCCTGGAGGAGCTTGCCGCGAGCCACCACGCCGTCGTGGTCGCGACCGGTGCCTCCGAGGGCCGCAAGCTCGCCATTCCCGGCGAGGACCTGCCGGGTTCCCACTCCGCGGTCGACTTCGTCGGCTGGTACAACGGCCATCCGGCCCAGGCCGGGTTGGAGTTCGACCTCACCTCCGAGCGAGCCGTCGTCATCGGCAACGGCAACGTCGCCCTCGACGTCGCCCGGATCCTGCTCGCCACCCCGGACGTGTTGCGCAGGAGCGACATCGCCGCCCACGCGCTCGAGGCTCTGGCTGAGAGCAAGATCCGCGAGGTCGTCCTGGTCGGTCGGCGCGGCCCCGAGCACGCCGCATTCACCGCGGGCGAGCTGATCGGCCTGACCCAGGTGGCCGGCCTCGGCCTGTCCGTACGTCCCGAGGACCTCGACGTCGCCAGCGAGGACCCGATCGTCGCGCACAAGCTCGACCTCCTGCGTGGCCTCACCGGAGACGACGCCGAGCACCGGCTCGAGTTCCGTTTCGGTCTACGCCCCACCGACCTGCTCGGCGAGACCTCCGTACGTGCGGTCCGCTTCGACGACGGCGACGAGCTGGAGGCCGGCCTGGTGCTCAGCGCCATCGGCTACCGCGGCCGACCGGTGCCCGGTCTACCGTTCGACGAGGCGCTCGGCCGCGTACCCAACGAGGACGGGCGCGTCGCTCCCGGTCTGTACGTCTCCGGCTGGATCAAGCGCGGTCCGTCCGGCGGGATCGGCGCCAACAAGTGGTGCGCGAAGGAGACCGTCGGTGCCCTGGTGGCCGACTTCGAGGCCGGTCTCCTGCCCGACCCGACCGGCGAGATCCCCTCCGTCGGCGTCGGCATGGACGCCTGGGCCAAGATCGACGGCCGTGAGAAGCAGCTCGGCCGCGAGTCCGGACGGCCACGGATCAAGCTCGTCGACCCCGATGAGCAGCGCACCCTGCTGAGCAGCTGA
- a CDS encoding SDR family NAD(P)-dependent oxidoreductase produces the protein MTRSLEGKVALISGTGGGIGRAGALRFAEAGARVVGCDVDAESAAQTQALVTEAGGTMIDVSPLDLGDLEECRRWVDRAVTGFGQVDVLWNNASTGAFGTIESMTAQEWDRSIRNELTLVFLATKAAWSQLGAGGGLIINTASVAGHGGSVAGIAHSAAKWGVRGMTHVMAAEGAPRGIRAVSISPGVVETPGSAEQLSPPGVLDGLLAKSLVPRLGQPDDIAKLAAYLASDDASFATGADFRVDGGLVNH, from the coding sequence ATGACACGATCCCTCGAGGGCAAGGTGGCCCTCATCAGCGGGACGGGTGGCGGCATCGGTCGCGCCGGAGCGTTGCGCTTCGCCGAGGCCGGCGCCCGGGTGGTCGGCTGCGACGTCGACGCCGAGAGTGCGGCACAGACGCAGGCGCTGGTCACCGAGGCGGGCGGCACGATGATCGATGTCTCGCCGCTCGACCTCGGCGATCTCGAGGAGTGCCGGCGGTGGGTGGACCGGGCGGTGACCGGGTTCGGCCAGGTGGATGTGCTGTGGAACAACGCCTCCACGGGCGCCTTCGGCACCATCGAGTCGATGACGGCGCAGGAGTGGGACCGCTCGATCCGCAACGAGCTCACCCTGGTCTTCCTTGCCACGAAGGCGGCCTGGTCGCAGCTGGGCGCGGGCGGCGGACTGATCATCAACACCGCCTCGGTCGCCGGGCATGGCGGCAGTGTCGCCGGGATCGCTCACTCCGCGGCCAAGTGGGGCGTACGCGGCATGACCCACGTCATGGCCGCCGAGGGCGCCCCGCGCGGCATCCGGGCGGTCAGCATCAGCCCCGGCGTCGTCGAGACGCCCGGTTCTGCCGAGCAGCTCTCCCCGCCCGGGGTGCTCGACGGGCTGCTGGCGAAGTCGCTGGTGCCGCGACTGGGTCAGCCTGACGACATCGCCAAGCTCGCTGCCTACCTCGCCTCGGACGACGCCTCGTTCGCCACCGGCGCCGACTTCCGCGTCGACGGCGGCCTGGTCAACCACTGA
- a CDS encoding ABC transporter ATP-binding protein encodes MTSKIEESGERPTPVLECRGLAAGYGAVTVVRDLDVRLSAGQVLAVLGPNGAGKTTVMTTLAGLLPRIEGEVVVNGTPLPSARPGAANKAGLVLVADDRALFTSLSVRENLQIAQKSGGPSLEATMEMFPALKKRLKVSAGSISGGEQQMLAVARALVQQPKVLLIDEMSMGLAPVIVEELLPVVRRIADETGAVVVLVEQHVHLALEVADEALVLVHGDVRLQGSAAELAVHPERLEAAYLGEAAAV; translated from the coding sequence ATGACGTCGAAGATCGAAGAGTCGGGCGAGCGCCCCACACCGGTGCTCGAGTGCCGGGGACTGGCTGCCGGGTACGGTGCGGTGACGGTCGTGCGAGATCTGGACGTGAGGCTCTCCGCCGGTCAGGTGCTCGCAGTCCTCGGCCCCAATGGCGCCGGGAAGACGACGGTGATGACGACGCTGGCCGGCCTCCTGCCCCGGATCGAGGGCGAGGTGGTGGTCAACGGCACGCCGTTGCCCAGCGCCCGTCCCGGCGCTGCCAACAAGGCGGGGCTCGTTCTCGTCGCCGACGACCGCGCGCTGTTCACCAGCCTCTCGGTCAGAGAGAACCTCCAGATCGCCCAGAAGAGCGGAGGCCCGAGCCTCGAGGCCACCATGGAGATGTTCCCGGCGCTGAAGAAGCGGCTCAAGGTCTCCGCCGGCTCCATCTCCGGAGGCGAGCAGCAGATGCTCGCCGTCGCGAGGGCACTCGTGCAGCAGCCCAAGGTGCTGCTCATCGACGAGATGAGCATGGGTCTGGCCCCCGTCATCGTCGAGGAGCTGCTTCCCGTCGTACGCCGCATCGCCGACGAGACCGGAGCCGTGGTCGTGCTCGTGGAGCAGCATGTCCACCTCGCCCTCGAGGTCGCCGACGAGGCGCTGGTGCTGGTGCACGGCGACGTACGCCTGCAGGGAAGCGCCGCGGAGCTGGCTGTTCACCCCGAGCGGCTCGAGGCGGCCTACCTGGGCGAGGCCGCCGCGGTCTGA
- a CDS encoding branched-chain amino acid ABC transporter permease/ATP-binding protein, whose amino-acid sequence MTQHLVFLLLGLGNGAVFGALALAIVLTYRSSGVLNFGSGAIALYVAYVYAFLRQGQILLPIPGLPNTVDFGQPLGLWPALVISLAFGALLGLLLYVAVFRPLRTAPPVAKAVAALGLSLLVTGLLAEKIGTDAVAVAPIFPVEQWRSGDLFVSSDRVYFALTMLGLAVLLALAFRFTKFGLATRAAAETERGAYLSGISPDRIAAYNWMLSSAVAGLAGILIAPIVPLVPVAYTLFIVPALAAAIVARFQFVIWAVVAGIAIGALQSEAQYLQTAYPSLPSSGLPELIPLVIILLVLVVRARSLPARGAIILQTLGRAPRPRHVLTTTLIMTAVSVLALVLLQDRWRNGLITTFIMAIIALSIVIVTGYAGQVSLAQLTIAGASGFLMAPIGEQLHIPFPLAPIVGALAAMVLGVVIGLPALRIRGLTVAVVTLALAFAVEAFWFRNLDFVGTSGVRVDPPTLFGWDLGIGAGADYPRIRFGLLCLLVLVAVAVGVARLRRSQLGAQMLAVRANERSAAAAGVNVVRIKILAFAIAAFVAGLGGSLMAYQQQTISETSFSAMAGLFLFATVYLAGITSVSGGLLAGVTAANGIFFIMIDEVFSAGGWYPVVASVLLVFTVILNPEGIVGPAHALIAKRRQTVGRDAVVGSGASFDDSEKTEHVGMDAEASIELELRGVAVHYGGVVAVKDVSMTAPRGSIVGLIGPNGAGKTTLIDAISGFAPHTGEIVLAGEPLQDLLPHQRIRAGLGRTFQAIELYEDLSVLENVKVGLTASGHRPEAPGAPRSGDTERIEAVFRLLGLDAVRERPAGELSQGQRQLVSIARALAGHPRVLLLDEPAGGLDTAESTWLAERLRRIRDSGVTIIVVDHDMGLMLSLCDQITVLNFGEVIASGTPAEIRVDPRVAEAYLGSQADKVATA is encoded by the coding sequence ATGACGCAGCATCTCGTGTTCCTCTTGCTCGGCCTCGGCAACGGAGCCGTCTTCGGGGCGCTGGCCCTCGCCATCGTGCTGACCTACCGAAGCTCCGGAGTGCTCAACTTCGGCAGCGGCGCGATCGCCCTCTATGTCGCCTACGTCTACGCCTTCCTGCGCCAGGGGCAGATCCTCCTGCCGATCCCCGGGCTGCCCAACACTGTCGACTTCGGCCAGCCGCTCGGACTCTGGCCGGCGCTGGTCATCTCGCTCGCCTTCGGGGCGCTGCTCGGCCTGCTGCTCTACGTCGCCGTCTTCCGGCCGCTCCGGACCGCGCCCCCGGTGGCCAAGGCGGTCGCCGCCCTCGGCCTCTCGCTGCTGGTCACCGGCCTGCTCGCCGAGAAGATCGGCACCGACGCGGTCGCCGTCGCGCCGATCTTCCCCGTCGAGCAGTGGCGCAGCGGTGACCTCTTCGTCTCCTCCGACCGCGTCTACTTCGCGCTCACCATGCTCGGGCTCGCGGTCCTTCTCGCACTCGCGTTCCGGTTCACGAAGTTCGGCCTCGCCACCCGAGCCGCGGCCGAGACCGAGCGCGGCGCCTACCTCAGCGGCATCTCGCCGGATCGGATCGCGGCCTACAACTGGATGCTCAGCTCGGCGGTCGCCGGCCTGGCCGGGATCCTGATCGCCCCCATCGTCCCGCTGGTCCCCGTCGCGTACACCCTCTTCATCGTCCCGGCCCTGGCAGCAGCGATCGTCGCGCGCTTCCAGTTCGTCATCTGGGCGGTCGTGGCGGGCATCGCGATCGGTGCGCTCCAGTCCGAGGCGCAATACCTGCAGACCGCCTACCCGTCGCTGCCCTCCTCCGGCCTGCCCGAGCTGATCCCGCTGGTCATCATCCTGCTCGTGCTCGTGGTGCGTGCCCGGTCGCTGCCGGCCCGCGGCGCGATCATCCTGCAGACGCTCGGACGTGCACCGCGCCCGCGTCACGTGCTCACGACCACCCTGATCATGACGGCGGTGTCCGTGCTGGCGCTCGTCCTGCTCCAGGACCGCTGGCGCAACGGCCTGATCACCACCTTCATCATGGCGATCATCGCGCTCTCGATCGTGATCGTGACCGGGTACGCCGGCCAGGTCTCCCTCGCCCAGCTGACCATTGCCGGCGCGAGCGGCTTCCTGATGGCGCCGATCGGCGAGCAGCTGCACATCCCGTTCCCCCTGGCCCCGATCGTCGGGGCGTTGGCGGCGATGGTCCTCGGGGTGGTGATCGGGCTGCCGGCGCTGCGCATCCGCGGGCTCACCGTCGCGGTGGTGACCTTGGCGCTCGCCTTCGCCGTCGAGGCGTTCTGGTTCCGGAACCTCGACTTCGTCGGCACCTCGGGCGTACGCGTCGACCCACCGACACTGTTTGGCTGGGACCTCGGCATCGGCGCCGGCGCCGACTATCCACGCATCCGCTTCGGGCTGCTGTGCCTGCTCGTCCTGGTCGCAGTCGCCGTCGGCGTCGCGCGGCTGCGACGCAGCCAGCTCGGTGCGCAGATGCTCGCCGTACGCGCCAACGAGCGCTCCGCGGCCGCGGCCGGTGTCAACGTGGTCCGGATCAAGATCCTGGCGTTCGCGATCGCCGCTTTCGTCGCGGGGCTCGGCGGGTCGCTCATGGCCTATCAGCAGCAGACGATCAGTGAGACGTCCTTCTCGGCGATGGCCGGGCTGTTCCTGTTCGCCACGGTCTACCTCGCCGGGATCACCTCGGTCTCGGGCGGTCTCCTGGCAGGCGTCACCGCGGCCAACGGCATCTTCTTCATCATGATCGACGAGGTCTTCTCGGCGGGCGGCTGGTACCCCGTCGTCGCCAGCGTGCTCCTGGTGTTCACCGTCATCCTCAACCCCGAGGGCATCGTCGGCCCCGCCCACGCCCTGATCGCAAAGCGTCGGCAGACGGTCGGGCGAGACGCCGTCGTCGGCTCGGGCGCCTCCTTCGACGATTCCGAGAAGACCGAGCACGTCGGCATGGACGCCGAGGCCTCCATCGAGCTGGAGCTGCGCGGCGTCGCGGTCCACTACGGCGGCGTCGTCGCGGTCAAGGATGTCTCGATGACCGCGCCGCGAGGCTCCATCGTCGGGCTGATCGGCCCCAACGGTGCGGGCAAGACGACCCTGATCGACGCGATCAGTGGCTTCGCCCCGCACACCGGCGAGATCGTCCTGGCCGGCGAGCCGCTCCAGGATCTCCTGCCCCATCAGCGGATCCGTGCCGGCTTGGGCCGTACATTCCAGGCGATCGAGCTCTACGAGGACCTGAGCGTGCTGGAGAACGTCAAGGTCGGCCTCACCGCCTCCGGTCATCGGCCGGAGGCCCCGGGAGCGCCGAGGAGCGGCGACACCGAGCGGATCGAGGCGGTCTTCCGGCTCCTCGGTCTCGACGCGGTCCGCGAGCGCCCGGCGGGTGAGCTCTCCCAGGGCCAGCGCCAGCTGGTCTCCATCGCGCGTGCCCTGGCCGGCCACCCCCGAGTGCTCCTGCTCGATGAGCCGGCCGGCGGTCTCGACACCGCCGAGAGCACCTGGCTCGCCGAACGCCTGCGGCGGATCCGCGACAGCGGCGTCACGATCATCGTGGTCGACCACGACATGGGCCTGATGCTGAGCCTGTGCGACCAGATCACGGTCCTCAACTTCGGCGAGGTGATCGCGTCCGGTACGCCGGCCGAGATCCGCGTCGACCCCCGCGTCGCCGAGGCGTACCTCGGCTCCCAAGCAGACAAGGTGGCCACGGCATGA
- a CDS encoding LLM class F420-dependent oxidoreductase, giving the protein MAVKTNLMFPMRAVKRFPEWIGEGSLGELARFVEDAGFDGFSVSEHPYPDKAWLANGGHHAFDPFVALSIAAEATRRLELITYVMVAGYRSPYLAAKSAASLDLLSGGRLTLGLAAGYLETEFAALGADFKRRGKLLDEGIAAMRATWSGKEHDGPEFGIAGHESLPLPAQPGGPPIWIGGNSKAARRRVVELADGWLPMAQSAQTAAITRTPPLEDLTTLRALIDEQNKRRADLGRGPMEVSFVPFEKGLLRTGAAEFAAAVAPRLEEYAEAGVTWLTIEPDSRSYADFRRDVAVMSERLLRC; this is encoded by the coding sequence ATGGCTGTGAAGACGAACCTGATGTTCCCGATGCGGGCGGTGAAGCGCTTCCCGGAGTGGATCGGCGAGGGCAGCCTCGGTGAGCTGGCCCGTTTCGTGGAGGACGCCGGCTTCGACGGCTTCTCCGTCAGCGAGCACCCCTACCCCGACAAGGCGTGGCTGGCCAACGGCGGGCATCACGCCTTCGACCCGTTCGTCGCGCTCTCCATCGCCGCCGAGGCGACTCGGCGGCTCGAGCTGATCACGTACGTCATGGTCGCCGGCTACCGCAGCCCCTATCTCGCGGCGAAGTCGGCCGCCAGCCTCGACCTGCTCTCCGGCGGCAGACTCACCCTCGGTCTGGCGGCGGGCTACCTGGAGACCGAGTTCGCGGCCCTGGGCGCCGACTTCAAGCGGCGCGGAAAGCTTCTCGACGAGGGTATCGCCGCGATGCGCGCCACTTGGTCGGGGAAGGAGCACGACGGGCCCGAGTTCGGCATCGCCGGGCACGAGTCCCTGCCGTTGCCCGCCCAGCCGGGTGGCCCGCCGATCTGGATCGGGGGCAACAGCAAGGCCGCCCGCCGCCGCGTCGTGGAACTGGCCGACGGCTGGCTGCCGATGGCGCAGTCGGCGCAGACGGCGGCGATCACCCGAACCCCGCCGCTGGAGGACCTCACCACCCTGCGGGCGCTGATCGACGAGCAGAACAAGCGTCGCGCCGACCTCGGCCGAGGGCCGATGGAGGTGAGCTTCGTGCCGTTCGAGAAGGGCCTGCTGCGTACCGGCGCCGCGGAGTTCGCCGCCGCCGTCGCCCCCCGGCTCGAGGAGTATGCCGAGGCCGGGGTCACCTGGCTGACGATAGAGCCGGACAGCCGGTCCTACGCCGATTTCAGGCGCGACGTCGCGGTCATGAGCGAACGCCTGCTCCGCTGTTGA
- a CDS encoding acyl-CoA dehydrogenase family protein: MSTVTELGHTGAWELPEELVALRDTVRRFMKAEVQPLESTLPHDTAGLPRDLLVDLQAKARKIGLWSLQTPEEHGGAGLSLLGQVVVAEEAAKCRMGAFFPALGAFGGNPPIVMYGATKEQFARFAQPILDGTATKAYTAISEPGGGSDPARAIQLKAVRDGDAYVLNGSKMWTSHADGADWGVVYARTGDGRGGISCFIVEKDTPGLSIRRIEVMASFAPYELHFDDVRIPVENLIGEEGKGFAQASSTLVNGRILYAAGPIGIAQEALDLACAWAKDRDVFGGKLADKQGIQWMLVDCEVELRAARLLTYQAAWNADLGKDVRVDASVAKMYGTEAAYRILDRCIQIHGALGLAEELPLERWFRDLRVKRLGEGATEVQRVVIARDLLR; encoded by the coding sequence ATGTCGACGGTGACCGAGCTGGGCCACACCGGCGCCTGGGAGCTGCCCGAGGAGCTGGTTGCTCTGCGCGACACTGTCCGTCGATTCATGAAGGCCGAGGTGCAGCCGCTGGAGTCGACCCTCCCGCACGACACAGCCGGCCTGCCCCGCGACCTGTTGGTCGACCTGCAGGCGAAGGCTCGCAAGATCGGTCTCTGGTCTCTGCAGACCCCCGAGGAGCACGGCGGAGCGGGGCTGAGCCTGCTGGGCCAGGTGGTCGTCGCCGAGGAGGCCGCCAAGTGCCGGATGGGCGCGTTCTTCCCGGCCCTGGGCGCCTTCGGCGGCAACCCGCCGATCGTCATGTACGGGGCCACGAAGGAGCAGTTCGCGCGCTTCGCGCAGCCGATCCTCGACGGCACCGCCACCAAGGCGTACACCGCGATCAGCGAGCCCGGCGGCGGCTCCGACCCGGCCCGGGCGATCCAGCTCAAGGCGGTGCGGGACGGTGACGCGTACGTCCTCAACGGGTCGAAGATGTGGACCAGCCATGCCGACGGCGCCGACTGGGGCGTCGTCTACGCGCGCACCGGCGATGGCCGCGGCGGCATCTCCTGCTTCATCGTCGAGAAGGACACCCCCGGCCTGAGCATCCGACGGATCGAGGTGATGGCCTCATTCGCACCGTACGAGCTCCACTTCGACGACGTCCGGATCCCGGTGGAGAACCTGATCGGCGAGGAGGGCAAGGGCTTCGCCCAGGCCAGCTCGACGCTGGTCAACGGCCGGATCCTGTACGCCGCCGGCCCGATCGGCATCGCCCAGGAGGCCCTCGACCTGGCCTGCGCCTGGGCCAAGGACCGCGACGTGTTCGGCGGCAAGCTCGCCGACAAGCAGGGCATCCAGTGGATGCTCGTCGACTGCGAGGTCGAGCTGCGCGCCGCGCGGCTGCTCACCTACCAGGCGGCCTGGAACGCCGACCTCGGCAAGGACGTACGCGTCGACGCCTCGGTCGCCAAGATGTACGGCACCGAGGCGGCCTACCGGATCCTCGACCGCTGCATCCAGATCCACGGCGCGCTCGGCCTCGCCGAGGAGCTGCCGCTGGAGCGGTGGTTCCGCGACCTGCGGGTCAAGCGGCTCGGCGAGGGGGCCACCGAGGTCCAGCGCGTCGTCATCGCCCGCGACCTGCTGCGCTGA
- a CDS encoding flavin reductase family protein, with protein MSIDTDAANKVLGGLRPFPVAVTTIDGGFANGLMSLSAGAASIVPEAPRATISLTKYNLTHDLVVNSGIFVMHLLSAEDDQIEESLEILMTLGGSSGRDGDKLGKLRTKTGVTGAPVLLGAHSYVEAKVVGTLDVQESSIFVGDVVAAEILNPGHRLQIGEAWGKLPKEWIEQYETNHGPQLDNARTRRFAEDG; from the coding sequence ATGAGCATCGACACCGACGCCGCCAACAAGGTGCTGGGCGGGCTGCGGCCGTTCCCGGTCGCGGTCACGACCATCGACGGCGGCTTCGCCAACGGGCTGATGTCACTCTCGGCGGGTGCCGCCAGCATCGTCCCCGAGGCACCCCGGGCGACGATCAGCCTGACCAAGTACAACCTGACCCACGACCTGGTGGTGAACTCCGGCATCTTCGTGATGCACCTGCTCAGCGCCGAGGACGACCAGATCGAGGAGTCGCTCGAGATCCTGATGACGCTCGGCGGCAGCTCGGGCCGCGACGGCGACAAGCTGGGCAAGCTGCGTACCAAGACCGGGGTGACCGGCGCTCCGGTGCTGCTCGGTGCGCACAGCTACGTCGAGGCGAAGGTGGTCGGCACCCTCGACGTGCAGGAGAGCTCGATCTTCGTCGGTGACGTGGTCGCCGCGGAGATCCTCAACCCCGGCCACCGGCTCCAGATCGGCGAGGCGTGGGGGAAGCTGCCGAAGGAGTGGATCGAGCAGTACGAGACCAACCACGGCCCACAGCTCGACAACGCCCGCACGCGCCGTTTCGCCGAGGACGGCTGA
- a CDS encoding alpha/beta fold hydrolase, whose protein sequence is MSGTVEAQRVSLPGAGLRLAADRWATREAGPDPKGVVVLLHGGGQTRHSWRRTGERLAVDGWVAYSVDLRGHGDSDWSADGDYGMEVMIADLRELVAHIRRVEPQVPLTLVGASLGGKVSLIAVGEDPALAEALVLVDIAVRVERKGAGRVKAFMQGAPEGFGSLEEAAAAVSAYNPHRSRTGSLDGLRKNLRLRDGRWHWHWDPAMMRLDRPADEDVDSAMSEAIYARSRAASRQIRQPVLLVRGVQSDVISDAGVAEMRELIGHISVVDVREAGHMVAGDDNDIFTANLLTYLDEALQPSAKE, encoded by the coding sequence ATGAGCGGGACGGTCGAGGCGCAGCGGGTCAGCCTTCCGGGGGCCGGGCTCCGGCTCGCGGCGGATCGCTGGGCCACCCGTGAGGCGGGGCCGGACCCCAAGGGGGTCGTCGTGCTGCTGCACGGCGGCGGGCAGACCCGGCATTCGTGGCGTCGTACGGGGGAGCGGCTGGCCGTCGACGGCTGGGTGGCGTACTCGGTCGACCTGCGCGGCCACGGGGACAGCGACTGGTCCGCGGACGGCGACTACGGCATGGAGGTCATGATCGCCGACCTGCGCGAGCTCGTCGCCCACATCCGGAGAGTCGAGCCGCAGGTTCCGTTGACGCTGGTGGGCGCGTCCCTCGGCGGCAAGGTCTCCCTGATCGCGGTCGGTGAGGATCCCGCGCTCGCCGAGGCGCTGGTGCTGGTCGACATCGCCGTCCGGGTCGAGCGGAAGGGCGCGGGCCGGGTCAAGGCCTTCATGCAGGGCGCGCCCGAGGGGTTCGGCTCGCTCGAGGAGGCGGCTGCGGCAGTCTCCGCCTACAACCCGCACCGGAGTCGCACCGGAAGCCTCGACGGGCTGCGGAAGAACCTCCGGCTGCGCGACGGCCGCTGGCACTGGCACTGGGACCCGGCGATGATGCGCCTGGACCGGCCCGCCGACGAGGACGTCGACTCCGCGATGAGCGAGGCGATCTACGCCCGCTCGCGGGCCGCATCCCGGCAGATCCGGCAGCCCGTGCTCCTGGTGCGCGGCGTCCAGTCCGACGTGATCTCGGACGCCGGCGTGGCCGAGATGCGCGAGCTGATCGGGCACATCAGCGTCGTCGACGTACGCGAGGCCGGGCACATGGTCGCCGGCGACGACAACGACATCTTCACCGCCAACCTCCTCACCTACCTCGATGAGGCCCTCCAACCATCCGCGAAGGAATGA